In one Lepisosteus oculatus isolate fLepOcu1 chromosome 26, fLepOcu1.hap2, whole genome shotgun sequence genomic region, the following are encoded:
- the LOC102696605 gene encoding high affinity immunoglobulin gamma Fc receptor I-like, whose product MDLLLSLLVVSAVTPSVVLQDRPRSAVLHLSAGAPEVFIGETVTLTCHVPGEPSGWTFVWYKDGAPVQQLGTVGEGRYTLRPALPHHGGQYSCQGLRARAWPQRSLPSEPISIRVTGGWVILQTPPQPLLRGAGATLTCRVRGNPRLQQVVFHKDGRVLARQSGPQLHLASLSPRDEGLYGCRATWGKRWGWKTAESPEVGVSVRDLLSEPVMEVLTETPVRRGQDLVLRCRAQLTPRRPGLRLRYSFLRGGQRLGVASSQDRHVVRSAAARHSGRYWCRATVDGLGLGKSSEPVLVRVIEDEEAELESTGPSRPEHPTDPTQAQNSPGSSQSPSPETSPSSFWNLTESSAWEAMTPGNTTL is encoded by the exons ACCGGCCCAGGAGCGCTGTCCTGCACTTGTCCGCTGGGGCGCCAGAGGTCTTCATCGGGGAGACCGTCACCCTGACGTGCCACGTTCCGGGGGAGCCCTCCGGCTGGACGTTCGTGTGGTACAAAGACGGGGCGCCAGTGCAGCAGCTCGGCACCGTGGGGGAGGGGAGGTACACACTGAGGCCCGCCCTGCCTCACCACGGTGGGCAGTACTCCTGCCAGGGCCTGCGGGCACGGGCCTGGCCGCAGCGCAGCCTGCCGAGCGAGCCCATCAGCATCCGCGTGACCG GCGGCTGGGTGATCCTGCAGACTCCTCCACAGCCGCTGCTCCGCGGCGCCGGAGCCACCCTGACCTGCCGTGTCCGCGGCAACCCCAGGCTGCAGCAGGTGGTCTTCCACAAGGACGGCCGGGTGCTGGCGAGGCAGAGCGGCCCCCAGCTGCACCTGGCCAGCCTCTCGCCCCGGGACGAGGGGCTCTACGGGTGCCGGGCCACCTGGGGGAAGAGGTGGGGCTGGAAGACTGCGGAGTCCCCCGAGGTCGGCGTGTCCGTCAGAG ACCTGCTGAGCGAGCCGGTGATGGAGGTGCTGACGGAGACCCCTGTCCGGCGGGGGCAGGACCTGGTGCTGCGCTGCCGGGCCCAGCTGACCCCCCGCAGGCCGGGCCTGAGGCTGCGCTACAGCTTCCTGAGGGGCGGCCAGCGGCTGGGCGTGGCCTCGTCCCAGGACCGCCACGTGGTGCGGAGCGCCGCCGCCCGCCACTCGGGGCGCTACTGGTGCCGGGCGACGGTGGACGGGCTGGGCCTGGGGAAGAGCAGCGAGCCGGTGCTGGTGCGGGTGATCGAGG ACGAGGAGGCCGAGCTGGAGTCCACAGGGCCCAGCAGACCAGAGCATCCCACGGACCCCACACAGGCCCAGAACTCTCCCGGCAGCAGCCAGAGCCCGTCGCCAGAGACCTCGCCGTCCAGCTTCTGGAACCTCACAGAGTCCTCAGCATGGGAGGCCATGACCCCAGGAAATACAACTCTGTAA